From Xanthomonas citri pv. mangiferaeindicae:
AACTTCTGCGCCGCGACCTGGGAAGACACGATCGCGGTGCTGGTCGCCGACGGCTGGCGAGTCGTCGCGCCCGACCAGATCGGGTTCTGCGCATCGAGCAAGCCGCGCGGCTACCAGTTCTCGTTCGCCCAGCTTGCCGCCAACACCCACGGGCTGCTGCAGGCACTGGGCGTCGAGCGCCCGGTGCTGATCGGCCATTCCATGGGCGGCATGCTGGCGACCCGCTACGCGCTGCAATATCCCGATGCAGTCGCGCAGCTGGTGCTGGTCAATCCGATCGGGCTCGAGGACTGGCAGGCCGAGGGTGTGCCGTACGCGACTGTCGATCAGTTGATGGAAGGCGAGCGGGGGACCACCGCCGAGAGCATCCGCGCCTATCAGCGCAAGTTCTATTACGACGGCCACTGGGACCCGCGCTATGACCGCTGGGTCGAGATGCTGGCCGGCCTGTACGCCGGCCCCGACGGCGAGATCGTGGCCTGGAACCAGGCCCAGACCTCGGAGATGCTGTTCACGCAGCCGGTGGTGCATGAGTTCGCGACGCTGCGCGTACCGACGCTGCTGATGATCGGCGGCAAGGACCGCACCGCGCCGGGCGCCCAACGCGCGCCGCCGCCCATCGCCGCGCGGCTGGGCGACTACCCGGCGCTCGGTCGGCGCGCGGTCCAGGTCATCCCCGATGCCGAACTGGTCGAGTTTCCGGCGCTGGGGCATTCGCCGCAGGTCGAGGCGCCCGAGCAGTTCCACGCGGCGCTGCTGCCGCGGCTGGCCCGCTGAGCGTGCCCTGGGCGCCGGCGCTCCGGTTGCATTCACATCGCATTCGGACGGTCGTCGGCCAAGTCCCTACACTGGACGGATCATTTCGCGCCCCCTAGCCGGAGTCCATTGCGTCCATGTCGTCCTGGCGTTCGTGCCTGCCGTTGATCCTGTGCCTGGCCGTGGTCGGCTGCCAGCGCGCGCCTGCGCCCGTCGACCAGGCGGTGGAGACCGTCGAGGTGTCCAGTCCGGAGGAGGGCGGGGCGGTCAGTACCGCGCCGCTCGCGACCGAGGATCTGCCCGAGGTGGCGCCGCTGCCTGCCGAAACGGCCAATCCGGCCGAGGTTGACTGGTCGCCGATGACGCTCGAAGGCGCGACCGCGTCACTGAGCTGCGAGCTGGACTATGCCAATGCCGGCGACGGCGATGTGCTCAAGGCGTTCGACCGCGCAGCGCTGCGCGAGGCGATGGCGCCGTGCGCCGAGCGCGGGGTGTTCCGGCTGCGCTTCAAGGGCCGTGTGACCCAGGACTTCACCCGGCTGATGCAGCGCCTGGCCGCGGTCGCCGACGAATTGAAGATCGACAAGCGGGTGCTCGATCTCGACTCGAGCGGCGGCATGGTCGAGGAAGCGATCCGCGCCGGCGACGTGATCGCCGAGTCGCGCTGGACCATCTGGGTGCGCGAGGGCGCGGCCTGCCACAGTTCCTGTGTGTTCTTGCTCGCCGGCGGCGACACCCGGCTGATCGGCGGGCGGGTCGGCATCCACCGGATCATCCGTATGAGCTCGAGTGCGTCGACGCGGGCCGAGCTCAATCGCGAACTGCGGGCGGTCTACGGCCGGGTGCGCGATTACCTGGAGCGCAACGGCGCTGCCGTCGCGGTCGCCGATCTGATGATGGCCGTGCCCAACCGCAGCCTGCGCATTCTCACCCCCGAAGAGCTCAAGCTCTATGGCCTGGACGGAGTGAATCCGGCGCAGGACGACCTCGACCGGCTGCGGCTGATGCGCAAATGCGGCCAGGACTTCGTCGCGCGCCGCGATTCCTACATCCGCGCATTCGATGCGACCTGCAATGCGCCCGACCGCGACGTCGAGGCGATGACGGCCTGCGGCCTGGAGCTGCGCGGGCGCTTCGGCTT
This genomic window contains:
- a CDS encoding alpha/beta hydrolase — protein: MPRPCSLVLLLAALSAGSACASSDGGELQGLESPYPRQAQALTSQGQALSMAYLDVRPASSGNGRTAVLLHGKNFCAATWEDTIAVLVADGWRVVAPDQIGFCASSKPRGYQFSFAQLAANTHGLLQALGVERPVLIGHSMGGMLATRYALQYPDAVAQLVLVNPIGLEDWQAEGVPYATVDQLMEGERGTTAESIRAYQRKFYYDGHWDPRYDRWVEMLAGLYAGPDGEIVAWNQAQTSEMLFTQPVVHEFATLRVPTLLMIGGKDRTAPGAQRAPPPIAARLGDYPALGRRAVQVIPDAELVEFPALGHSPQVEAPEQFHAALLPRLAR